CCACTTCTCCGAAAAAGAACTGCCTAACGGCGCATCGAAAAAAGTATTCAACGTTAAGGATTACGGCGCACTGCCAAACGATGACCGCTACGACGACGACGCCATCCAACTGGCCGTTCGCGCCGCCGAAGCCCACCCGGGCGGAGGGATCGTCTTCTTCCCGGCCGGGAAATTCCTCATCTGTCCTGATGAAGACCAGTCCAGACGCATCACCATCCGCCAATCGGGCATCGTGCTGCGGGGATCGGGAACCGGCGCCAACGGCACCGAGATCTTCGCCAACAAAATGCGCATCGGTACCCGGCAGTTCCGCTTCGAACCTGAGAAGCGCAATGTTCGCAAACTTGCCGTGATCCACGGATCCGCCAACCTCGGCAGCCACTGGGTGTCCGTGGAAGACGCATCGGAACTCAAAGCCGGGCAGGACGTCACCCTCCGCCACAAAAGCGAGGCCTTCACCCGGCGGTACTTCGCGCCGCAGGAGCTGCATAAGGACTGGACGCGCCTCTTTGGCGCCAACGGCGGCATGAACATCCAGGAAATCCACACCATCGCCGAAGTGAAAGGCAACCGCGTGCGCTTCGCCAACCCGCTCCACATCGCGATCGAACCGGTAGATGGCCACGACTTCATCCTCGAAAGCTTCGACGCGCTGGAGGAATGCGGTATCGAGGGTATCCGTTTCACCGGCAACTGGAACAGCTATCCGGAGGAATTCGTTCATCATAAGGACAGTATCCACGACGCAGGATGGTGCGCCGTGGCGATGGAATTCGTAAAAGATTCCTGGGTTCGCGATTGCGTGTTCGACCACTGGAACGAAGGCGTCTTCATCCGCGCGGGCTACCGCATTACTTTGACGGGCGTTCAGTTCGGCGGGAAGGGCGGCCACAGCACGATCCATGCGCGCTCGGGTTATGGTGTGCTCATCAAAAACTGCGATTTCCTGTCGGGGCACCACGGTCCCGGAACGGGCTATACCGGCGTCAATACCGTGGTAACGTCGTGCCGCATGGCGGTGGATCAGAATATCGACAGCCATTCCGGCCAGCCCTACGCTACGTTGTTCGATAACGTGCGCGGCGGCGTGTTCCGCAATATCGGCGGGCCCCAGCCCGGGTTCCCCCATCATGGCCGCGATCTCGTTTTCTGGAACTTCGAGCATCGCTCTACCTGGGATTTTACCTACGATTTCTGGGATTTGCAGAAAAGGAAGAACCATACCTTCGCGCAGCCGGTTTTCGTCGGGTTCCAATCCGATAGGAAGATCGCGTTCAAAAACGAAGGGACGAATGAATCGACGGGCAGGCCCGTGGAGCC
Above is a genomic segment from Chitinophaga pollutisoli containing:
- a CDS encoding DUF4955 domain-containing protein; this translates as MKISYALAACLCAGMAAHAQESPLWNEFVASRASGRTATLPDFSWAGYHFSEKELPNGASKKVFNVKDYGALPNDDRYDDDAIQLAVRAAEAHPGGGIVFFPAGKFLICPDEDQSRRITIRQSGIVLRGSGTGANGTEIFANKMRIGTRQFRFEPEKRNVRKLAVIHGSANLGSHWVSVEDASELKAGQDVTLRHKSEAFTRRYFAPQELHKDWTRLFGANGGMNIQEIHTIAEVKGNRVRFANPLHIAIEPVDGHDFILESFDALEECGIEGIRFTGNWNSYPEEFVHHKDSIHDAGWCAVAMEFVKDSWVRDCVFDHWNEGVFIRAGYRITLTGVQFGGKGGHSTIHARSGYGVLIKNCDFLSGHHGPGTGYTGVNTVVTSCRMAVDQNIDSHSGQPYATLFDNVRGGVFRNIGGPQPGFPHHGRDLVFWNFEHRSTWDFTYDFWDLQKRKNHTFAQPVFVGFQSDRKIAFKNEGTNESTGRPVEPRSLFDAQLALRLKAGDAASK